A region from the Onthophagus taurus isolate NC chromosome 8, IU_Otau_3.0, whole genome shotgun sequence genome encodes:
- the LOC139431278 gene encoding uncharacterized protein, whose protein sequence is MDLAVRKTTRAQLTKLINQSKDIITRQLNSDIVDEIDVLLAKIKAVQINLENVNERLAPTFAEDQMEAECEKIIEYNEQAIDAVARLQCCRRKADISAVSGETTTQAPSPARSGISPVIGIQTTVKNTARLPKLELKKFNGDIATWPEFWEQFKQSVHGSELDVVSKFAYLKSYLTGRATATIAGLTSSGASYVNAVELLKAEFGNSQRIVDSYVETLTDIAPVKYETDITGLRKLFNTASTITKSLATLGIAPEQYGLLVKSIIFKALPYKMRVKFNKDKFTEHFNNEHENSDDSVSVTGDSTQSADYNKELTNLLQFIKIELCSLEQAEYVTTVPGKDRNKTDNQKSKQGHGYAKNKDNYTVAGLLTEVKNVCFFCKSLDHTTPNCNGSLSITQKEDKLKADRRCYRCTKPKHLSKECKTNIKCRTCLQRHATTHTQHTQNNMRLLGLAHCRSNHSLSSVLALLAFPRREKLPSLPRGGGAPRTRKPLP, encoded by the coding sequence ATGGATTTAGCTGTAAGAAAGACAACACGTGCTCAGTTAACCAAGCTGATAAATCAATCGAAAGATATAATCACGCGGCAATTAAATAGTGATATTGTTGATGAAATCGACGTATTACTAGCGAAAATAAAAGCGGTTcagataaatttagaaaacgtaAACGAGAGATTGGCGCCTACGTTTGCAGAAGATCAAATGGAAGCGGAGTGCGAAAAAATCATAGAGTACAATGAACAAGCGATAGACGCCGTAGCAAGGTTGCAGTGCTGCCGTCGGAAGGCTGACATCAGCGCCGTTAGCGGAGAAACGACTACCCAGGCGCCCAGTCCAGCTAGAAGCGGGATATCTCCAGTGATTGGTATACAAACAACCGTTAAAAATACGGCAAGGTTACCGAAACtagaattaaagaaattcaaCGGTGATATCGCGACGTGGCCAGAATTCTGGGAACAATTTAAACAATCGGTTCATGGTAGCGAATTAGATGTCGTAAGCAAGTTTGCttatttaaaatcttatttaacgGGACGTGCGACGGCCACTATTGCTGGGTTGACGTCGAGTGGAGCTTCTTACGTAAACGCGGTAGAACTTTTGAAAGCGGAATTCGGAAACTCGCAACGTATCGTCGATTCATACGTTGAAACATTAACGGATATCGCGCCGGTAAAATACGAAACGGACATTACCGGGCTTCGAAAGCTATTTAATACAGCGTCAACAATAACAAAATCTTTAGCGACACTAGGAATAGCGCCGGAACAATACGGACTCCTagtaaaatcaataatatttaaagCGTTACCGTATAAAATGCGAGTGAAATTTAATAAGGACAAATTTACGGAACATTTCAATAACGAACACGAGAATAGCGACGATTCGGTTTCGGTTACCGGTGATTCAACTCAAAGCGCGGATTATAACAAAGAGTTGACAAATTTACTtcagtttataaaaattgaacttTGTTCATTAGAACAAGCGGAGTACGTGACAACCGTACCAGGCAAGGACCGTAATAAAACCGATAATCAAAAATCTAAACAAGGTCACGGGTACGCGAAAAATAAAGACAATTATACTGTGGCGGGTTTGTTAACGGAAGTAAAGAACGTGTGTTTCTTCTGCAAGTCGTTAGATCATACAACACCAAATTGCAACGGATCCTTGTCGATAACACAGAAAGAGGACAAACTCAAAGCCGATAGACGATGTTACAGATGTACAAAACCAAAGCATCTATCAAAGGAGTGCAAAACTAATATCAAGTGCAGAACATGCCTCCAGCGACATGCAACGACACACACACAACATACTCAAAACAACATGCGGTTACTGGGCTTAGCCCATTGCCGCTCCAATCACTCTCTATCATCTGTACTTGCCCTCTTAGCCTTCCCCCGAAGGGAGAAGTTACCATCCCTGCCACGTGGAGGCGGGGCCCCACGCACCAGGAAACCACTGCCCTAA
- the LOC111416825 gene encoding uncharacterized protein — translation MLQKKPLIIAKLDLLATKTLERNIANSCAEYLALNHMKQVTTNLEAPHFYLPHHGVVRETSSTTRLRVVFNGSQKTSSGVSLNDCLHTGPKIQNELVDVLLRWRRHPIVFACDIENMYRQILVHENDQPFQRIIWRENPIDDLKSYELTTVTYGLSCAPYMAIRCIRQLYIEKADSQPRGADALQNDTYVDDILSGANDLNQVQELIFELNNVLTSGCFKARKWISNLPEALCSLHSDLLATSDTLNIESTDTPRALGLLWNNKTDEFVFRLNIDYADSKITKRSVLSFIAKLFDPLGWLSPFIITAKILMQHLWTRNLDWDDLLTDDLAENWKSFINSFRETPVIRVPRWLGVDGGSESVEVHGFADASVSAFGAVVYLRVLNRERVRVTLLLSKTKVAPLKSITIPGLELCAAVLLVRLVKKVLTVLALHHLPVHLWTDSTIALSWICSHPSKWKDFVRNRVVQIQDLAQATWHHVPGHDNPADFASRGMNIQLLQRETTWWSGPSWLSAHPSQWPLLRPSPSTDVNRELRLKPTSHATTQSGNDWDLKYRFSSLNKLLRVTAWCRRIFNRSKFDFFPYILSPSEIKNALMFWVRECQLSAFGNELTTIKEGRSLHRSSPLFRLVPFIDGDGFLRVTGRLRFSNLDFDEKHPIILPRDSRLTTLIIDCHHRLTLHGGTQLTLSSLRRQFWIIGGRVPVRKFIHQCMICAKQRAETTRQLMGQLPSPRITPSRPFLHTGVDYAGPFFLRTIRGRSVSSAIHLEVATDYSTSGFIAAYKRFTGRRGICNCLYSDCGSNLVGADRELRSLFSAASGEFRRMANLLIGDGTSWKFNSPASPHFGGKWEAGIKSVKTHLRKVVGSSLLTYEEFSTVLIQIEAVLNSRPLSAMSDDPNSYEVLTPAHFLIGEALTVVPEPSILTENINRLNRWQLLRRMVEDFWTKW, via the exons ATGTTGCAAAAAAAGCCTTTAATCATAGCGAAATTAGATTTGCTCGCGACGAAAACCTTAGAACGCAATATAGCCAATTCATGCGCTGAATATCTTGCTCTAAATCATATGAAACAAGTTACAACAAATTTAGAAGCGCCTCATTTTTACTTACCTCACCATGGTGTTGTTCGGGAAACCAGTTCAACTACTCGATTGCGCGTCGTATTTAACGGATCGCAAAAAACTTCTTCGGGTGTTTCGCTCAATGATTGTCTGCATACCGGTCCGAAAATACAAAATGAGTTAGTAGACGTTTTGTTGAGGTGGAGACGTCATCCTATAGTATTTGCCTGCGACATTGAGAACATGTATCGCCAGATTCTCGTACATGAAAACGATCAACCTTTTCAACGCATAATTTGGCGCGAAAATCCAATAGATGACTTAAAAAGTTACGAACTAACTACCGTAACTTACGGGCTTTCTTGTGCGCCATACATGGCGATACGTTGTATTCGGCAATTGTACATCGAAAAAGCAGATAGTCAGCCTCGTGGTGCAGACGCACTTCAAAACGATACGTACGTCGACGATATACTGTCCGGTGCTAATGATCTCAATCAAGTCCAAGAACTAATCTTCGaacttaataatgttttaacttCCGGATGTTTTAAGGCAAGAAAATGGATATCCAATTTGCCTGAAGCACTCTGTTCTTTGCATTCAGATCTTCTCGCTACTTCGGACACATTAAACATCGAAAGTACAGATACTCCTCGTGCTCTCGGTCTTTTATGGAATAATAAGACAGATGAATTCGTGTTTcgtttaaatattgattacGCGGATAGCAAAATCACCAAGCGCTCAGTTTTGTCGTTTATTGCTAAATTGTTTGATCCGCTCGGGTGGCTTTCCCCTTTCATTATTAcggcaaaaattttaatgcaacaCCTCTGGACGCGAAATCTAGATTGGGATGATCTTTTGACTGACGATTTAGCGGAAAATTGGAAATCCTTTATCAATAGTTTTCGCGAGACACCGGTAATTCGAGTGCCTCGTTGGTTGGGTGTTGATGGCGGGAGTGAGTCGGTCGAAGTACACGGTTTCGCGGACGCGTCCGTTAGTGCGTTTGGTGCGGTTGTTTATTTGCGAGTCCTTAATCGCGAGCGAGTGCGAGTTACTCTTCTtctctcaaaaactaaagtgGCTCCTCTAAAAAGTATTACAATTCCGGGTCTAGAATTGTGCGCCGCGGTACTACTTGTTCGGTTAGTCAAAAAAGTTCTGACTGTTTTGGCTCTTCACCATTTGCCGGTTCATCTTTGGACAGATTCGACTATTGCCCTGTCGTGGATTTGTAGCCATCCTTCTAAATGGAAGGATTTTGTTCGAAATAGAGTGGTTCAGATTCAGGACCTGGCTCAAGCGACATGGCATCATGTTCCCGGTCACGACAATCCAGCTGACTTCGCTTCAAGAGGGATGAACATTCAGCTACTTCAACGGGAAACGACTTGGTGGTCTGGACCGTCCTGGTTATCGGCTCATCCTTCACAATGGCCTCTTCTTCGTCCATCACCATCAACTGATGTGAATCGTGAGCTGCGTTTGAAGCCAACTTCACACGCAACAACTCAGTCCGGCAATGATTGGGACTTAAAATATAggttttcttctttaaataaacttttgaGAGTTACTGCCTGGTGCAGACGAATTTTTAACAGATctaaatttgacttttttcCATACATTCTATCACCCAGTGAGATCAAAAACGCATTAATGTTTTGGGTGCGCGAGTGCCAGCTTAGCGCGTTCGGAAATGAACTTACCACAATTAAAGAAGGACGTTCTCTTCACCGATCAAGCCCGTTATTTCGTTTAGTACCTTTTATAGATGGTGATGGATTTCTACGAGTGACAGGTCGTCTTCGTTTCTCCAACTTGGACTTTGACGAAAAGCATCCTATCATTCTTCCTCGTGATTCAAGACTTACCACCCTCATCATCGATTGTCATCATCGATTGACGTTGCATGGAGGCACTCAACTGACATTGTCTTCCTTGCGACGTCAATTTTGGATCATTGGCGGTCGTGTGCCAGTTCGAAAGTTCATCCATCAGTGCATGATCTGCGCCAAACAACGAGCGGAAACTACACGCCAATTAATGGGTcagcttccttctccgagaATAACGCCATCCAGACCCTTCTTGCACACTGGAGTAGACTATGCAGGGCCTTTCTTTCTCCGCACAATCCGTGGACGTTCCG TAAGTTCCGCTATTCACCTCGAGGTTGCTACTGACTATTCAACTTCCGGATTTATTGCTGCCTACAAGCGTTTTACTGGTCGTCGTGGGATATGCAACTGCTTGTACAGTGATTGCGGTAGTAATTTGGTTGGAGCGGACCGTGAATTAAGGTCTTTATTCTCAGCTGCATCTGGAGAGTTTAGAAGAATGGCCAATTTGCTGATTGGTGATGGTACAAGTTGGAAATTCAACTCTCCAGCGTCTCCCCATTTTGGTGGCAAGTGGGAGGCTGGCATTAAATCAGTAAAGACTCACCTTCGGAAAGTAGTTGGATCATCGTTACTCACTTACGAGGAGTTTAGCACAGTTCTAATTCAAATTGAGGCGGTTTTAAATTCACGTCCTCTGAGTGCAATGTCTGATGACCCAAATAGCTACGAAGTTCTAACACCAGCTCATTTTCTGATCGGAGAAGCATTAACAGTTGTTCCGGAGCCTTCAATTTTAacagaaaatattaatcgacTAAACCGGTGGCAACTGCTTCGCCGCATGGTTGAGGACTTTTGGACAAAATGGTGA